From the genome of Desulfobaculum xiamenense, one region includes:
- the recQ gene encoding DNA helicase RecQ, whose amino-acid sequence MHATPIDILRGTFGFREFQGLQQPIIDHVCSGGDALVLMPTGGGKSLCYQIPAMVRAGVGIVVSPLIALMQDQVQGLTQMGVRAAYINSSLPAQEAAAAERRMVAGDFDLVYVAPERLLQPHFMQMLQAVDVALFAIDEAHCVSQWGHDFRPEYTQLSVLGERWPSVPRIALTATADGPTQTDIIRQLGFGNARVFSAGFDRPNISYTVVPKDHPRRQLLSFIRERHQGDAGIVYRMSRKKVEETATWLEAQGIPSLPYHAGLSQNERRDNQERFMREEGLVMVATVAFGMGVDKPNVRFVAHLDPPKSLEAYHQETGRAGRDGLPADAWMAYGLADVVLLRRMLDSGGASDERKRVEARKLEAMLGFCETATCRRTALLGYFGEKHPGGCDNCDNCLQPVETWDGTIAAQKALSCIFRTGQRFGAGHLADVLMGHATARVKNMGHDELKTFGCGTELDRQGWQSVYRQLAAAGLLRVDMEGYGSLLLNEASWTVLRGEREVVLRRDPIAAKGRARVRSKAARMDEHDTLATAEARDLFECLRQLRYDISKEQGVPPYAVLPDRSLLEMVRFRPTDTEGMAGLHGVGQAKLRAYATPFLDALRAWEAEHGRPDDLPDAPEAPVRPAAQAKEDLTPTIRETLRLFTENGSVDAVTEARGLSAATVWKHLIACVEHGDIDAAQAAGVDEAGLTRMAQSIREAMTRGIPGLTPVHEAFGGEFSYDQLRCVRAMLLREQDA is encoded by the coding sequence ATGCACGCCACACCCATCGACATCCTGCGCGGAACCTTCGGTTTTCGCGAATTTCAGGGCCTTCAGCAGCCCATCATCGACCACGTCTGCTCCGGGGGCGACGCGCTAGTGCTCATGCCGACAGGCGGCGGCAAGTCCCTGTGTTACCAGATTCCGGCCATGGTCCGCGCCGGGGTGGGCATCGTGGTTTCCCCACTCATCGCCCTCATGCAGGATCAGGTGCAGGGACTCACGCAGATGGGCGTTCGCGCGGCCTACATCAATTCCAGCCTGCCCGCGCAGGAGGCCGCAGCAGCGGAACGCCGCATGGTTGCTGGCGATTTTGACCTCGTGTACGTCGCGCCGGAGCGCCTGCTCCAGCCGCACTTCATGCAGATGCTCCAGGCGGTGGACGTGGCGCTGTTCGCCATCGACGAAGCGCACTGCGTGTCGCAATGGGGACACGACTTCCGCCCCGAGTACACGCAGCTCTCCGTCCTTGGCGAACGCTGGCCGAGCGTGCCGCGCATCGCGCTGACCGCCACGGCCGACGGCCCCACCCAGACGGACATCATCCGCCAGCTCGGCTTCGGCAACGCCCGCGTCTTTTCAGCTGGCTTCGACCGCCCGAACATCTCCTACACCGTGGTCCCCAAGGATCACCCGCGCAGGCAGCTCTTGTCCTTCATCCGCGAGCGCCATCAGGGCGACGCGGGCATCGTCTACCGCATGTCGCGAAAGAAGGTGGAGGAAACCGCCACATGGCTCGAAGCGCAGGGCATCCCCTCGCTCCCCTACCACGCGGGCCTGTCACAAAACGAGCGCCGCGACAACCAGGAGCGCTTCATGCGCGAGGAAGGGCTGGTGATGGTGGCCACCGTGGCCTTCGGCATGGGCGTGGATAAGCCCAACGTCCGTTTCGTGGCACACCTCGACCCGCCCAAGAGTCTTGAGGCGTACCATCAGGAGACCGGCCGCGCGGGCCGCGACGGTCTGCCCGCCGACGCGTGGATGGCCTATGGCCTCGCCGACGTGGTCCTGCTGCGCCGGATGCTCGACTCCGGCGGAGCCAGCGACGAACGCAAGCGCGTGGAAGCCCGCAAACTCGAAGCCATGCTCGGCTTCTGCGAAACGGCCACCTGCCGCCGCACGGCGCTACTTGGCTATTTCGGCGAAAAGCACCCCGGCGGCTGCGACAATTGCGACAACTGCCTCCAACCCGTGGAAACGTGGGACGGCACCATCGCCGCCCAGAAGGCGCTGTCGTGCATCTTTCGCACGGGGCAGCGCTTCGGCGCGGGACATCTGGCCGATGTGCTCATGGGGCACGCCACTGCCCGCGTGAAGAACATGGGGCACGACGAACTCAAAACCTTCGGCTGCGGCACTGAACTCGACAGGCAGGGCTGGCAGTCCGTGTACCGCCAACTCGCCGCTGCGGGACTGCTGCGGGTGGACATGGAAGGCTACGGCAGCCTGCTGCTCAACGAGGCCAGTTGGACCGTTCTGCGCGGGGAACGCGAAGTGGTTCTGCGCCGCGACCCCATCGCCGCCAAGGGCCGCGCTCGCGTGCGCTCCAAGGCCGCACGCATGGACGAGCACGACACCCTCGCCACGGCCGAAGCCCGCGATCTCTTCGAATGCCTGCGCCAACTGCGCTACGACATCTCGAAGGAACAGGGCGTGCCGCCCTATGCCGTTCTGCCGGACCGTTCACTTCTCGAAATGGTACGCTTCCGCCCGACGGACACCGAAGGCATGGCCGGTCTTCACGGCGTGGGACAGGCCAAACTGCGGGCCTACGCCACGCCGTTCCTCGACGCCCTGCGCGCATGGGAGGCCGAACACGGCCGCCCCGATGACCTGCCGGACGCGCCCGAGGCCCCGGTCCGCCCGGCGGCACAGGCGAAAGAGGACCTGACGCCCACCATCCGCGAAACGCTCCGACTCTTCACCGAGAACGGAAGTGTGGACGCCGTTACCGAGGCACGCGGCCTTTCCGCCGCAACGGTATGGAAGCACCTCATCGCCTGCGTGGAACACGGCGACATCGACGCCGCGCAGGCGGCCGGAGTGGACGAAGCTGGACTCACCCGCATGGCACAGTCCATCCGTGAGGCCATGACACGAGGCATTCCCGGACTGACGCCGGTTCACGAGGCATTCGGAGGCGAATTCTCCTACGACCAATTGCGCTGCGTGCGGGCAATGCTCCTGCGCGAGCAGGACGCCTAG
- a CDS encoding PAS domain S-box protein produces MFALHSLKLKIALSFGACLVATAVILSAYTGIQFWRDASSIGIEQARSAAEHAAAAVRTRLGEVVTTSINLGVVLESSQLGGLARNRDNANTVLRNILEEHTDFLGVWCIWEPDAFDGRDAQFRDTLGHDATGRFLPYWNRWGGIHVEPCTDYDTPGGNYYSLTKLYRKPIILDPQTYLVRGTQISMVSICVPIIVYGKFMGAAGADLSIGFIQNMIDDASLLNARGAISIITDNGILAGVTRRPDLFGQPANILLPDFYTSTFDRIRLGESWVVPNGQDGNFEVYLPIEFGKIRAPWYVCVLLPRDVIHHEARMRGWTLGGISLLLLSAGLAVMWLVASRIVRPITLAKDMALAIAEGDYSRRIDVHQKDEIGILAQSFNFMTTRLQEALQVLELRIAQLSRAEKSLRESEQSLLTIFNSVHDAIIIHTPDGIVVDVNTRMLETFRLSREEALAASFTQDLSAPDAPVETLAEHWERVLDGQDVMLEWTNRRPSDGSTFIGEIHLRPIRIEDRDLILASVRDVTDRKRAEEELRQTRGYLDNIVNSMPSLIVGVDTTGSVTHWNSHAERLTGVSKSEALGRPLAECWPAFAPFMTSVTGAMLAREPVLEEKVQLPGFGGEDIHADVLIYPLIVNDVMGAVIRVDDVSSRVRLEEMMIQTEKMMSVGGLAAGMAHEINNPLGAILQGVQNIQRRLSADLPANVAAAHECGCEIDAMRQFMEKRKILRFLDGIRESGERAARIVRNMLNFSRMSESRATGEDLGQLIDRTVELAENDYDLKKRYDFRDTLIVREYDPELPPVPCIASEIEQVLFNLIKNAAQAMSEIRGQREDQPRITLRTMREHGMARIEVEDNGPGIEEKTRKRVFEPFFTTKTVGVGTGLGLSVSYFIITNNHGGRFDVTSEPGRGTTFIIWLPLE; encoded by the coding sequence ATGTTCGCACTCCATTCGCTCAAGCTGAAGATAGCGCTCTCCTTCGGAGCATGCCTCGTCGCGACGGCCGTCATTTTGAGCGCCTACACGGGCATCCAGTTCTGGCGCGACGCATCGTCCATCGGCATAGAGCAAGCCCGCTCCGCCGCCGAGCACGCGGCGGCGGCCGTTCGCACCAGACTCGGCGAGGTGGTCACCACCTCCATCAACCTCGGCGTGGTGCTCGAATCCTCCCAACTCGGCGGACTTGCGCGCAACAGGGACAACGCCAACACGGTCCTTCGAAACATCCTCGAAGAACACACGGACTTCCTCGGCGTGTGGTGCATTTGGGAGCCGGACGCCTTCGACGGGCGCGATGCCCAGTTCCGCGACACTTTGGGCCACGATGCGACAGGCCGCTTCCTGCCCTACTGGAACCGCTGGGGCGGCATCCATGTGGAGCCCTGCACCGATTACGACACCCCGGGCGGCAACTACTACTCGCTGACGAAGCTCTACCGAAAACCCATCATCCTCGATCCGCAAACCTACCTCGTGCGGGGCACACAGATATCCATGGTGAGCATCTGCGTCCCGATCATCGTCTACGGAAAGTTCATGGGTGCCGCCGGAGCCGATCTGAGCATCGGCTTCATCCAGAACATGATAGACGACGCCTCGCTCCTGAACGCGCGAGGAGCCATCTCCATCATCACCGATAACGGCATCCTCGCCGGCGTCACCAGACGGCCGGACCTCTTCGGCCAACCCGCCAACATCCTGCTCCCGGATTTCTACACCTCGACGTTCGACCGCATCCGGCTTGGTGAATCATGGGTCGTCCCCAACGGCCAGGACGGGAACTTCGAGGTCTACCTCCCCATCGAATTCGGAAAAATCCGCGCACCGTGGTACGTATGCGTCCTCCTGCCGAGGGACGTCATCCATCACGAAGCGCGAATGAGGGGCTGGACGCTCGGCGGCATCTCGCTGCTGCTGCTGTCGGCGGGTCTGGCGGTGATGTGGCTTGTGGCATCGCGCATCGTGCGTCCCATCACCCTCGCCAAGGACATGGCCCTCGCCATTGCCGAAGGTGACTACAGCCGACGCATCGACGTGCACCAGAAGGACGAGATCGGCATCCTCGCCCAATCATTCAACTTCATGACCACCCGCCTTCAGGAAGCGCTTCAGGTGCTGGAACTGCGCATCGCCCAGTTGAGCCGGGCGGAGAAATCGCTTCGCGAATCGGAGCAGTCGCTCCTGACCATCTTCAACAGCGTGCATGATGCCATCATCATCCACACGCCGGACGGCATCGTGGTGGACGTGAACACCCGCATGCTCGAAACCTTCCGCCTCTCGCGCGAAGAGGCGCTGGCGGCGTCCTTCACGCAGGATCTCTCCGCTCCGGACGCGCCGGTGGAAACCCTCGCCGAACACTGGGAACGTGTTCTCGACGGGCAGGACGTCATGCTCGAATGGACAAACCGCCGCCCATCCGACGGCTCAACCTTCATCGGCGAAATTCACCTGCGCCCCATCCGCATCGAGGACCGCGACCTCATCCTCGCCAGCGTGCGCGACGTGACCGACCGCAAGCGAGCGGAGGAGGAACTGCGGCAGACGCGCGGCTACCTCGACAACATCGTCAATTCCATGCCTTCGCTCATCGTCGGCGTGGACACGACAGGCAGCGTGACCCATTGGAACTCGCACGCCGAGCGGCTGACCGGAGTGTCGAAGAGCGAGGCGCTTGGCCGCCCGCTAGCCGAGTGCTGGCCCGCCTTCGCCCCGTTCATGACGTCCGTCACCGGTGCCATGCTCGCGCGGGAACCGGTGCTGGAGGAAAAGGTCCAACTGCCCGGATTCGGCGGCGAGGATATCCACGCCGACGTGCTCATCTATCCGCTGATCGTGAACGACGTCATGGGAGCGGTCATCCGCGTGGACGACGTCTCAAGCCGCGTCCGCCTTGAGGAAATGATGATCCAGACTGAAAAGATGATGAGTGTCGGCGGGCTGGCCGCAGGAATGGCGCACGAGATCAACAACCCGCTGGGGGCCATTCTGCAGGGCGTGCAGAACATCCAGCGCAGACTTTCGGCGGACCTGCCCGCCAACGTGGCCGCGGCGCACGAATGCGGCTGCGAAATTGACGCCATGCGCCAATTCATGGAAAAAAGAAAGATACTGCGCTTCCTCGACGGCATCCGCGAGTCCGGCGAACGCGCGGCCCGCATCGTGCGGAACATGCTGAACTTCAGCCGCATGAGCGAATCGCGCGCCACCGGCGAGGACCTTGGTCAACTGATCGACCGCACCGTCGAACTCGCGGAGAATGACTACGACCTCAAGAAGCGCTATGATTTTCGTGATACGCTCATCGTGCGCGAATACGATCCCGAGCTTCCGCCAGTGCCGTGCATCGCTTCGGAAATCGAGCAGGTGCTCTTCAACCTCATCAAGAACGCAGCGCAGGCCATGAGCGAAATCCGTGGGCAACGCGAGGACCAGCCCCGCATCACGCTACGTACGATGAGAGAACACGGCATGGCCCGCATAGAGGTGGAGGACAACGGTCCCGGCATCGAGGAGAAGACGAGGAAACGCGTCTTCGAACCGTTCTTCACCACGAAAACCGTCGGCGTGGGCACGGGACTTGGGCTTTCGGTGTCATATTTCATCATCACGAACAACCATGGCGGCCGATTCGACGTCACCTCCGAACCCGGCAGGGGCACGACGTTCATCATCTGGCTGCCGCTCGAATAG
- a CDS encoding response regulator: MADSHIILILDDEQMVRENLEAFFEDEGFEVRTASDGEKGLAIIATGEIALGIIDMRLPGMAGSEFILHAHAKSPHTHFLIHTGSTNFKLPSELKDIGMTSNDVFIKPLADMGVLLAAVESKLGSA, translated from the coding sequence ATGGCCGATTCCCACATCATACTCATTCTGGACGACGAGCAGATGGTCCGCGAAAACCTCGAAGCCTTCTTCGAAGACGAGGGTTTCGAGGTGCGCACCGCATCCGACGGCGAAAAGGGACTGGCCATCATCGCCACAGGGGAAATCGCGCTGGGCATCATCGACATGCGCCTGCCCGGCATGGCAGGCAGCGAATTCATCCTCCACGCCCACGCCAAGAGCCCGCACACCCATTTCCTCATCCACACCGGCTCAACGAATTTCAAGCTCCCATCGGAACTCAAGGACATCGGCATGACGAGCAACGACGTCTTCATCAAGCCGCTGGCGGACATGGGCGTACTGCTCGCCGCCGTGGAGTCGAAGCTCGGCTCAGCCTAA
- a CDS encoding efflux RND transporter permease subunit, with translation MNIAQWCLKNDRTAITLLVLVALAGILSGVTMSKQEDPDFTIRAALVVTVFPGASPQRVEELVSDKLEERIREIPEVDKLTSQSMTGVSVIQVDFHDGIRNMEPLWRKLRDKVADATPSLPEGCRPPVVNDEFGDVYGICIALTGDGYTYRELKDAADTTRDELLKLDLVGKVNLWGVQDERVYVDFSNARVASLGVSPFALARVIDAQNTIKPSGHAKVGPERVVIEPTGEFTSVDDLKGLTLRLPGQPTGIALSDIATVTRGFVDPPSKMVRYNGQPAILLAVSMAKGGNILELGRDVTARLDALQETLPVGLDFHTALNQPDYVRLALSDFGVNLLESFVFVVVVMLAFAGLRTGLVAGMLVPMAMLACLAVMPAFGVGLQRMSIASLIISLGILVDNGVVVSENILVRLASGQERGRAVTEAVRELWMPLLAASLTTIFAFLPIPFAPSKTGEYTFSLFVVISCTLLASWLLSLTMVPMLSYHLLRPRRRVQTFDSPLYRMYRASLVWALAHRVHFLVVVVAVCAASVWGFRFVPKIFFPTNERNQFLIDFWQPYGSDIRTTAGRAARLEKLLRDDAEVRDVLTFVGASGPRWYLPLHLEESSPNYAALVVRTTDIAAAKRVMPRVQELLDANFPDCRHSVKELVYGPPVGAPVQVRISGPDIATLYALRDRVAGVLDETQGVVSVWDDWGEWTKKLVVDVNQEQARRAGLSSADVALSLQTHMSGLAASTYREGDESIPIVLRSEEAIRENLGRLEGLNVYSFSGGGSVPLMQVARTSLTWEPSDIRRRNGARTITVKADIEGRFASQVLADVQPRIRELMASSDWPTGYYVEYGGEQEESGQSEEAIVQNLPLAMGLLVLVLVGQFNSIRRPIIIMLTVPPMMVGITWGMLATSAPFGFMAMLGMISLLGIIVNNAIMLIDQIEILRASGMEARDAIVVGALKRARPILMTTITTIIGMVPLSLQGGELWRPMANCIMSGLAFATLLTLLLCPVLYSLAFGLRFRGWRWNPQVLSAPDEAAR, from the coding sequence GTGAACATCGCGCAATGGTGCCTGAAGAACGATCGGACCGCGATCACGCTTCTGGTGCTGGTCGCGCTGGCGGGCATCCTGTCCGGCGTGACCATGTCCAAGCAGGAGGACCCGGACTTCACCATCCGCGCCGCGCTGGTGGTGACCGTTTTTCCGGGAGCGTCGCCCCAGCGCGTGGAGGAACTGGTTTCCGACAAGCTGGAGGAGCGCATCCGCGAGATTCCCGAGGTGGACAAACTCACCTCGCAGTCCATGACCGGCGTGTCCGTCATTCAGGTCGATTTCCATGACGGCATTCGCAACATGGAACCCCTGTGGCGCAAGCTGCGCGACAAGGTGGCCGATGCCACACCGTCGCTGCCGGAGGGCTGCCGTCCGCCCGTGGTCAACGACGAGTTCGGCGACGTGTACGGCATCTGCATCGCGCTCACGGGGGACGGCTACACCTATCGCGAGCTCAAGGACGCAGCGGACACGACCCGTGACGAACTGCTCAAGCTCGACCTCGTTGGCAAGGTGAACCTGTGGGGTGTGCAGGACGAGCGCGTCTACGTGGACTTTTCCAATGCCCGCGTGGCGTCGCTCGGCGTATCGCCCTTCGCGCTGGCTCGCGTGATCGACGCGCAGAATACCATCAAGCCCAGCGGGCACGCCAAGGTCGGCCCGGAGCGCGTGGTCATCGAACCCACGGGCGAGTTCACGTCTGTGGATGATCTCAAGGGCCTGACCCTGCGCCTGCCTGGCCAGCCCACAGGCATTGCCCTGTCGGACATCGCCACGGTGACGCGCGGCTTCGTCGATCCGCCGTCGAAGATGGTGCGCTACAACGGCCAACCGGCGATTCTGCTCGCCGTATCCATGGCCAAGGGCGGCAACATCCTCGAACTCGGGCGCGACGTCACGGCGCGGCTTGATGCGCTTCAGGAAACGCTCCCTGTGGGGCTCGACTTCCACACGGCGCTCAATCAGCCGGATTACGTGCGGCTGGCGCTGTCGGACTTCGGCGTGAACCTCCTCGAATCCTTCGTGTTCGTGGTGGTGGTCATGCTGGCCTTCGCCGGACTGCGTACCGGACTGGTGGCAGGAATGCTGGTGCCCATGGCCATGCTGGCCTGTCTGGCGGTGATGCCCGCCTTCGGTGTGGGCTTGCAGCGCATGTCCATCGCCTCGCTCATCATCTCGCTGGGCATTCTCGTGGACAACGGCGTGGTGGTCAGCGAGAACATCCTCGTGCGGCTGGCCTCCGGGCAGGAGCGCGGGCGCGCCGTGACCGAGGCGGTGCGGGAATTGTGGATGCCGCTTCTGGCGGCGTCGCTCACCACCATCTTCGCTTTTCTGCCCATTCCCTTTGCCCCGTCCAAGACCGGCGAATATACCTTCTCGCTGTTCGTGGTCATCTCCTGCACGCTTCTCGCGTCATGGCTGCTGTCGCTGACCATGGTGCCCATGCTGTCCTATCATCTGCTGCGGCCCCGGCGCAGGGTGCAGACCTTCGACAGTCCGCTGTACCGCATGTACCGCGCGAGCCTCGTGTGGGCGCTGGCGCATCGCGTGCACTTTCTTGTCGTCGTCGTGGCCGTGTGCGCGGCGAGCGTGTGGGGATTTCGCTTCGTGCCGAAGATATTCTTCCCCACCAATGAGCGGAACCAGTTCCTGATCGACTTCTGGCAGCCCTACGGATCGGACATTCGCACCACGGCCGGACGCGCCGCGCGGCTGGAGAAGCTGCTGCGTGACGATGCCGAGGTGCGCGACGTTTTGACCTTCGTGGGGGCCAGCGGTCCTCGCTGGTATCTGCCGCTGCATCTGGAGGAGAGTTCGCCGAACTATGCCGCCCTTGTCGTGCGCACCACGGACATCGCCGCGGCGAAGCGGGTGATGCCCCGCGTACAGGAGCTTCTGGACGCCAACTTCCCGGACTGTCGGCATTCCGTGAAGGAGCTTGTCTACGGACCGCCCGTTGGCGCGCCCGTGCAGGTGCGCATCTCCGGGCCGGATATCGCCACGCTTTATGCCCTGCGCGACCGCGTGGCTGGCGTGCTGGACGAGACGCAGGGCGTGGTTTCCGTGTGGGACGACTGGGGCGAGTGGACCAAGAAGCTCGTGGTGGACGTCAATCAGGAGCAGGCGCGGCGTGCCGGGCTGTCCAGCGCGGACGTGGCGCTGTCGCTCCAGACGCACATGTCCGGTCTTGCCGCGTCCACCTATCGCGAGGGCGACGAGAGCATTCCCATCGTGCTGCGCTCCGAGGAGGCCATTCGAGAGAACCTCGGGCGGCTGGAGGGGCTCAACGTCTATTCCTTCTCCGGGGGGGGCAGCGTGCCGCTCATGCAGGTGGCTCGCACCAGCCTGACGTGGGAGCCGTCGGACATCCGCAGGCGCAACGGCGCGCGTACTATCACCGTCAAGGCCGACATCGAGGGACGTTTCGCCTCGCAGGTGCTGGCCGACGTGCAGCCCCGCATCCGCGAACTCATGGCTTCGTCGGATTGGCCCACGGGCTATTACGTCGAATACGGTGGCGAGCAGGAGGAGAGCGGCCAGTCCGAGGAAGCCATCGTCCAGAACCTGCCGCTGGCCATGGGGCTTCTGGTGCTGGTGCTCGTCGGGCAGTTCAATTCCATCCGGCGGCCGATCATCATCATGCTGACCGTCCCGCCGATGATGGTGGGCATCACGTGGGGCATGCTGGCCACCAGCGCGCCCTTCGGCTTCATGGCTATGCTCGGCATGATCAGCCTGCTCGGCATCATCGTGAACAACGCCATCATGCTCATCGACCAGATAGAGATCCTGCGTGCGTCGGGAATGGAAGCGCGCGACGCCATCGTGGTCGGCGCGCTCAAGCGGGCGCGGCCGATCCTCATGACCACCATCACCACCATCATCGGCATGGTGCCCCTGTCGTTACAGGGGGGCGAGCTGTGGCGGCCCATGGCCAACTGCATCATGTCCGGACTGGCGTTCGCCACGCTGCTGACGCTGCTCCTGTGCCCTGTGCTGTATTCCCTCGCCTTTGGGCTGCGTTTTCGCGGCTGGCGGTGGAATCCGCAGGTGCTGTCCGCGCCGGACGAAGCGGCGCGCTAG
- a CDS encoding efflux RND transporter periplasmic adaptor subunit — MRFLRTCCAACVVALCVAVAGCGNGETERKTVVRPVVTVTVPDPETGRQRAFPGTARAAIETRLSFRVPGEIEELPARIGMRVRKGDLVARLDPTDYRLQVGRAEAATAQAEAALAQARADWERTRALYEVGNTSRRDLDRARAQFDASEASLKASRRQLELARQQLKYTVLSAPVDGALAEVPVDVHQTVAAGQPVALLTAGDRMQVEVGIPDSLITSVHAGDKVTVRFDALPGEDFPGAVIEVGVESRAVSTYPVKVALEQASPHVRAGMSGEAVFSFDLRETTMLVPPVAVAGRSGGERYVWIADPEAGTVSRRDVTVGQLTSRGLEVLSGLRPGERLVVRGVNSLVEGQRVRVMDMPSEEAAQ; from the coding sequence ATGCGATTTCTTCGGACATGTTGCGCGGCATGCGTTGTCGCGCTGTGCGTGGCGGTGGCTGGCTGCGGCAACGGTGAGACCGAGCGCAAAACCGTGGTGCGGCCCGTGGTCACCGTGACGGTGCCGGACCCGGAAACCGGGCGGCAACGGGCGTTTCCCGGTACGGCGCGCGCCGCCATTGAGACGCGGTTGAGCTTTCGTGTTCCCGGCGAGATAGAGGAACTTCCCGCACGCATCGGCATGCGGGTGCGCAAGGGGGACCTCGTGGCGCGGCTGGACCCTACGGACTACCGCTTGCAGGTGGGACGGGCCGAGGCCGCCACGGCGCAGGCCGAGGCCGCGTTGGCGCAGGCGCGGGCGGACTGGGAGCGTACGCGCGCCCTGTACGAGGTGGGCAATACCTCCCGGCGCGATCTCGACCGCGCCCGTGCGCAGTTCGATGCCTCCGAGGCGTCGCTCAAGGCCTCGCGCCGTCAGCTTGAACTTGCGCGGCAGCAGCTCAAGTATACGGTATTGAGCGCTCCCGTGGACGGCGCGCTGGCCGAGGTGCCGGTGGACGTGCATCAGACCGTTGCCGCCGGGCAGCCCGTGGCGCTTCTGACCGCTGGCGACAGGATGCAGGTGGAGGTGGGCATTCCCGATTCGCTCATCACCAGCGTCCACGCTGGGGACAAGGTGACGGTGCGTTTCGATGCCCTGCCGGGTGAGGACTTCCCTGGAGCGGTGATAGAGGTGGGTGTGGAATCCCGTGCGGTGTCCACCTATCCTGTGAAGGTGGCGCTGGAGCAGGCCTCGCCGCATGTGCGCGCGGGCATGTCCGGCGAGGCTGTGTTTTCCTTCGACCTGCGTGAAACGACCATGCTGGTGCCGCCGGTGGCGGTGGCCGGACGCAGTGGCGGCGAGCGCTACGTGTGGATAGCCGATCCTGAAGCCGGGACGGTGTCGCGCCGCGACGTGACGGTGGGGCAGCTGACCTCGCGCGGGCTGGAGGTGCTGTCGGGGCTGCGGCCCGGTGAGCGGCTGGTGGTGCGCGGCGTGAACAGCCTTGTGGAGGGGCAGCGTGTTCGCGTCATGGACATGCCTTCCGAGGAGGCCGCGCAGTGA